One genomic window of Xanthobacter dioxanivorans includes the following:
- a CDS encoding MOSC and FAD-binding oxidoreductase domain-containing protein, producing the protein MQAALLKGIFVGEPAPLGAGGTLSAFVKRPVEGPVDVGAGGLAGDRQADLRVHGGPDMAVYAYPFGHYDQWRSEFPEHAALWGMGSMGENLSMEGWDEAGVCVGDAVRLGAVLLQVTRPRKPCFKLALRFDDLRLPRRLTQSGRCGWYFRVLEGGRIASGALAELVERPNPAWPIRRLNDLSANPGADADALAELAAVPELAENWRAQVNAALATLRTGGRSRGFRDFRIAATQDESRSIRSFLLEPADGGGLPPVLPGQHIVVRGEGSERSRAYSVSELPAGHLRISVKREPGGFSEWLHLNARAGDRLRVLGPRGSFVWRGDSAAPLVLISAGVGITPMMAMLQAATTNNGSRCVPESITFIHGARRSADHAFADQTREIARNHPSVRRHVRFSAPGSEDVLGRTHDSVGRIDEPLLADLLRGLVDARIYICGPASFILDVTRWVGELGLPGAEIFTEAFGAPRGASGADASPMKPEPPSEAQIHFDASGGSAVWRPGMSLLDVAEAGGVAIESECRSGVCGRCATRIVSGRTGYQVAPFAETTPGEVLLCCAVPLDRDVHTDL; encoded by the coding sequence ATGCAGGCCGCCCTGTTGAAAGGCATCTTTGTCGGCGAGCCGGCTCCGCTCGGAGCGGGCGGCACCCTGAGCGCCTTCGTCAAGCGCCCTGTCGAAGGGCCGGTGGACGTGGGCGCGGGCGGGCTCGCCGGCGACCGGCAAGCCGATCTGCGCGTCCACGGCGGGCCGGACATGGCGGTCTACGCCTATCCGTTCGGGCATTACGACCAGTGGAGGTCCGAGTTTCCCGAGCATGCCGCGCTCTGGGGCATGGGAAGCATGGGCGAAAACCTCTCCATGGAGGGATGGGATGAAGCCGGGGTGTGCGTCGGCGACGCCGTCCGGCTCGGCGCGGTGCTGCTGCAGGTCACGCGGCCACGCAAGCCCTGCTTCAAGCTCGCGCTGCGCTTCGATGACCTGCGCCTGCCGCGCAGGCTGACGCAATCCGGGCGCTGCGGCTGGTATTTCCGCGTGCTGGAAGGCGGCCGCATCGCTTCCGGAGCATTGGCGGAATTGGTCGAGCGGCCGAATCCGGCCTGGCCGATCCGGCGCCTCAACGACCTTTCGGCGAACCCGGGTGCCGACGCCGATGCGCTGGCGGAACTCGCCGCGGTGCCGGAGCTTGCGGAGAACTGGCGCGCCCAGGTGAATGCCGCCCTCGCCACGCTGCGGACCGGTGGCCGCAGCCGCGGGTTCCGCGATTTCCGCATCGCCGCGACACAGGATGAGAGCCGATCCATCCGCTCGTTTCTGCTCGAGCCTGCAGACGGCGGCGGCCTCCCGCCCGTGCTGCCGGGCCAGCATATTGTCGTGCGTGGCGAAGGTTCGGAGCGATCCCGCGCTTACTCGGTGTCCGAGCTGCCGGCCGGCCACCTGCGCATCAGCGTGAAGCGAGAGCCGGGCGGCTTTTCCGAGTGGCTTCACCTCAATGCCAGGGCAGGCGACCGCCTTCGCGTGCTCGGTCCGCGCGGAAGCTTCGTGTGGAGGGGAGACTCAGCCGCGCCCCTCGTTCTTATCTCGGCCGGCGTCGGCATCACGCCGATGATGGCGATGCTGCAGGCGGCGACGACCAACAACGGCTCGCGCTGCGTGCCCGAGAGCATCACCTTCATCCACGGGGCGCGCAGGTCGGCGGATCACGCCTTTGCGGACCAGACGCGGGAGATCGCCCGCAATCATCCATCGGTTCGGCGCCATGTTCGGTTCAGCGCTCCGGGGAGCGAGGATGTTCTGGGGCGCACCCACGACAGCGTGGGCCGGATCGACGAGCCGCTGCTTGCGGATCTGCTGCGCGGTCTGGTGGACGCCCGCATCTACATTTGCGGCCCCGCGTCCTTCATTCTGGACGTGACGCGCTGGGTCGGCGAGCTGGGGCTTCCCGGCGCCGAAATCTTCACGGAGGCCTTCGGCGCGCCGCGGGGGGCATCGGGCGCCGACGCATCCCCGATGAAGCCCGAGCCGCCATCCGAGGCGCAAATCCATTTCGACGCAAGCGGCGGCTCCGCCGTCTGGCGCCCCGGGATGAGCCTGCTGGACGTGGCCGAAGCCGGCGGCGTGGCGATCGAGTCCGAATGCCGCTCCGGGGTCTGCGGCCGGTGCGCCACGCGCATCGTCTCGGGCCGGACCGGATATCAGGTCGCGCCCTTCGCCGAGACGACGCCGGGCGAAGTGCTGCTGTGCTGCGCCGTCCCCCTGGACCGCGACGTTCACACGGACCTCTGA
- a CDS encoding ABC transporter substrate-binding protein — translation MAIGAFNKSPAKILASFNRVENMELAAVKAIKSPGDLKGKKIAIVQANPSHYYFSLLLKKHGLKPSDLSIVRLGPPEMISALNGGAIDGFVWQEPFLTQAVRLPGERFHRLAEPGLNAIHASLIAGNTAIAKQRPVLVNALRALGEACDYIKANPADAISIGARYSQMDPQIAADAITRMQIGLTNDVPTMKRLMTEEAKWAMAEGIVRPDATMPDYEDYLDATLLADARGS, via the coding sequence ATGGCCATCGGTGCATTCAACAAGAGCCCGGCCAAGATCCTCGCCTCGTTCAACAGGGTCGAGAACATGGAGCTGGCCGCCGTGAAGGCCATCAAGTCGCCTGGAGACTTGAAGGGAAAGAAGATCGCCATTGTACAGGCCAATCCCTCGCATTACTACTTCTCGTTGCTGCTGAAGAAGCATGGCCTCAAGCCTTCGGACCTCTCCATCGTGCGCCTCGGCCCGCCGGAGATGATCTCGGCGCTGAACGGCGGCGCCATTGACGGCTTCGTCTGGCAGGAGCCGTTCCTGACCCAGGCCGTCCGGCTTCCGGGAGAGCGCTTCCACCGCCTCGCCGAACCGGGCCTCAACGCGATCCATGCATCGCTGATCGCTGGCAACACGGCCATCGCGAAGCAACGCCCCGTCCTCGTCAACGCACTGCGTGCGCTCGGCGAAGCGTGCGACTACATCAAGGCCAATCCCGCGGACGCGATCAGCATCGGCGCCAGATATTCCCAGATGGATCCGCAGATCGCCGCCGACGCCATCACCCGCATGCAGATCGGCCTGACCAACGACGTCCCGACCATGAAGCGCCTCATGACGGAGGAGGCGAAATGGGCCATGGCCGAAGGCATCGTGCGTCCCGACGCGACCATGCCTGACTATGAGGACTATCTGGACGCCACCCTGCTGGCGGATGCGAGGGGCTCATGA
- a CDS encoding substrate-binding domain-containing protein, whose product MTEMNRRLFSGMMLALMTPGLARAQDAATLRIAHDTPIAWLPFYVAYEKKLWQARGINPVVVPSPHGTATLIAVAAGGAIAASLPTCRWPSVHSTRARPRSSPRSTGSRTWSWPP is encoded by the coding sequence ATGACTGAGATGAACCGGCGCCTGTTCAGCGGAATGATGCTGGCGCTCATGACACCCGGCCTGGCACGGGCGCAGGACGCGGCGACCTTGCGCATCGCCCACGACACCCCGATCGCGTGGCTCCCCTTCTACGTGGCCTACGAGAAGAAGCTCTGGCAGGCGCGGGGCATCAATCCGGTCGTGGTGCCGTCGCCGCACGGCACGGCCACGCTGATCGCGGTGGCAGCGGGGGGGGCGATTGCGGCGTCTCTACCGACCTGTCGATGGCCATCGGTGCATTCAACAAGAGCCCGGCCAAGATCCTCGCCTCGTTCAACAGGGTCGAGAACATGGAGCTGGCCGCCGTGA
- a CDS encoding ABC transporter permease, whose protein sequence is MSVLPSNSPAFTMLSRLTSAMRLPRSDVRLAGGSGTARRLAVSALGIFSFFLLWHLAAASGLVDRIMLPSPLEVFHSAAAIYETGELAQHIQASILRMALGYAVGSALGIALGVILGRIAFMEWFVGPVLQMARAIPPLALVPLIIFWFGINEGAKVFLIAWATFFPVWINTLLGVKGVNPLFVRAGQSLGAKRGTLLLRVVIPAALAPIFSGLRVALSISFTVLVAAELAGAIAGLGYFIQNSALSFRVDNIFVGIVVLAILGFIADTLFMALLYWLFPWYRAQQSGK, encoded by the coding sequence GTGTCCGTACTTCCCTCGAATTCGCCCGCCTTTACGATGCTTTCGAGGCTGACATCGGCCATGCGGCTTCCTAGAAGCGATGTCAGGCTGGCGGGCGGGAGCGGGACCGCCCGTCGGCTTGCCGTCAGCGCGCTGGGCATCTTCTCGTTCTTCCTCCTCTGGCATCTTGCGGCGGCGAGCGGCCTTGTCGATCGCATAATGCTGCCTTCTCCGCTCGAGGTGTTTCACTCCGCAGCCGCGATCTACGAGACAGGTGAACTGGCGCAGCACATCCAGGCCAGCATCCTGAGGATGGCGCTCGGATACGCCGTGGGCTCCGCGCTCGGCATCGCGCTCGGAGTAATCCTCGGCAGAATTGCCTTCATGGAGTGGTTCGTCGGCCCGGTTCTGCAGATGGCGCGGGCTATTCCGCCGCTCGCCCTTGTTCCCTTGATCATCTTTTGGTTCGGCATCAACGAGGGGGCAAAAGTGTTCCTCATCGCCTGGGCCACGTTCTTCCCGGTGTGGATCAACACCCTGCTCGGCGTGAAGGGGGTGAATCCGCTGTTCGTCCGCGCCGGGCAGAGCCTCGGCGCCAAGCGGGGAACGCTGCTGCTGCGGGTCGTTATTCCCGCCGCCCTCGCGCCAATCTTCTCCGGCCTGCGGGTGGCATTGTCCATCTCCTTTACCGTCCTCGTCGCTGCCGAGCTCGCCGGCGCCATCGCGGGCCTTGGCTATTTCATCCAGAATTCGGCGCTGTCCTTCCGCGTGGACAACATTTTCGTTGGCATCGTGGTGCTTGCCATTCTCGGTTTCATCGCCGATACGCTCTTCATGGCGCTGCTGTACTGGCTGTTTCCGTGGTATCGCGCGCAGCAGAGCGGGAAATAG
- a CDS encoding ABC transporter ATP-binding protein, which yields MTAHRPVPGRADGSASFIQIDSISFSFDPAHLALRSVKLSIPKGQFVCLLGPSGCGKTTLLNLIAGFLSPSDGYIFVNGQVIDGPGPDRGMVFQDYSLFPWLTIQGNIEFGPSIAGLPAKERRERAGHYLDMVNLGHIADRYPNELSGGMKQRVAIARALAAGPKVLLMDEPFAALDAMTRNHLQGELIRIHELEQPTILFVTHNIDEAIRLADRVLVMSPNPGRVVRDVLIDLEKPRVRTSLEFARLYDAFEADIGHAAS from the coding sequence ATGACCGCGCATCGACCGGTGCCGGGCCGAGCGGACGGCAGTGCCAGCTTCATCCAGATTGACTCTATCTCATTCTCCTTCGATCCCGCTCATCTCGCATTGCGTAGTGTCAAGTTGAGCATCCCGAAGGGCCAGTTCGTCTGCCTGCTCGGGCCGAGTGGATGCGGAAAGACGACCCTTCTCAACCTGATCGCCGGCTTCCTATCGCCGTCTGACGGATACATCTTCGTGAACGGACAGGTCATCGACGGGCCGGGGCCCGACCGGGGCATGGTGTTTCAAGACTATTCGCTGTTTCCCTGGCTCACCATCCAGGGAAACATCGAGTTCGGGCCATCGATCGCGGGGCTTCCCGCCAAGGAGCGGCGGGAACGCGCGGGCCACTATCTCGACATGGTCAATCTCGGCCATATCGCCGACCGCTACCCCAACGAGCTTTCGGGCGGCATGAAGCAGCGCGTCGCGATCGCCCGGGCGCTGGCCGCGGGTCCGAAGGTGTTGTTGATGGACGAGCCCTTCGCCGCCCTCGACGCCATGACGCGGAACCACCTGCAGGGCGAGCTCATCCGCATCCACGAACTGGAGCAGCCGACCATCCTGTTCGTGACCCACAACATAGACGAAGCCATCCGGCTGGCCGATCGCGTACTGGTTATGTCGCCCAATCCCGGGCGGGTCGTGCGCGACGTCCTGATCGATCTGGAGAAGCCGCGTGTCCGTACTTCCCTCGAATTCGCCCGCCTTTACGATGCTTTCGAGGCTGACATCGGCCATGCGGCTTCCTAG